The window AGCTCGGGGTCGATCGTCGGTACGACGAGGGCGACGCTCTCGCGCCGGCAGATCGCGAGGAGCGCGGGCACGTAGTCGGGCGAGTCGCAGCGCGGCACGACGAATCCCTCGTCGGCCTCGTGGATTGCGGCCGCGGTCCCGCCTGCGTCGGCGGCGAGCACGCGGCCGCCGCCGACGGACGCCAGCGCCGCGCGAAAGGCGCGGAGCAGCGCGACGCGGCGGCCCGCGCTGGTGAGAAGCACGTTCGGCATGAATTGTTCGTTCGAGGGCGCGGCCCGTGACGGGCCGCGCAGGGTTACTGCCCGGAGCCCAGGAAGACCGGCATGGTCGCGTGACCGGGGGCGCTGACGCCGCTCCGGCGGATGACCGCGACCAGGGTCCGCCAGAGGATGTACAGGTCGAGACGGAGGCTCGCGTGGTCGACGTACCAGACGTCGAGGGCGAACTTCTCCTCCCAGGTGATCGCGTTCCGGCCGCGCACCTGCGCGAGGCCGGTGATTCCCGGGAGCACGTCGTGACGCCGCGCCTGCTCGGGCGTGTAGCGCGCGAGGTACTCCATCAGCAGGGGACGCGGCCCGATGAGCGACATGTCGCCCCGCAGCACGGTCCAGAGCTGCGGGAGCTCGTCGAGCG of the Deltaproteobacteria bacterium genome contains:
- a CDS encoding sugar transferase, which produces LDELPQLWTVLRGDMSLIGPRPLLMEYLARYTPEQARRHDVLPGITGLAQVRGRNAITWEEKFALDVWYVDHASLRLDLYILWRTLVAVIRRSGVSAPGHATMPVFLGSGQ